In a single window of the Hippocampus zosterae strain Florida chromosome 6, ASM2543408v3, whole genome shotgun sequence genome:
- the tcf7l1b gene encoding transcription factor 7-like 1-B isoform X2, which yields MPQLNGGGGDDLGANDEMISFKDEGEQEEKISENVSAERDLDDVKSSLVNESENNSSSSDSEQAERRPQTRVDSESYEKARDYFTEALRRQHDGGLFKSPHYPGYPFLMIPDLTNPYLSNGSLSPSARTYLQMKWPLLDVPGSAGLKDSRSPTPGHLSNKVPVVQHAHHVHPLTPLITYSNEHFSPGTPPSHLSPEILDPKTGIPRTPHPSELSPYYPLSPGAVGSIAHPLGWLMPQQGQHMYSIPPGGFRHPYPALAMNASMSSLVSSRFSPHMVTPPPHSLHQTGIPHPAIVSPAIKQEPNSDNTTPSMHAKSPIPPKKEEDKKPHIKKPLNAFMLYMKEMRAKVVAECTLKESAAINQILGRRWHSLSREEQAKYYELARKERQLHSQLYPGWSARDNYGKRKKRKRDNKPDSKPEDFSIRSKKQCVQYLPSEKMCDSPASSHGSMLDSPATPSAALASPAAPAATHSEQAQPLSLTTKPEGRMHHHFSVLGKVSGGTSSSSSSSSSASQPTISIPIGTSGSQSTTPILTRPIPFTSLHPSMLSPPSPFHQALHSHHALFQSQPLSLVTKPTE from the exons ATGCCTCAGCTGAACGGAGGCGGCGGGGATGATTTGGGGGCCAATGATGAAATGATATCTTTTAAAGACGAAGGGGAGCAGGAGGAAAAGATTTCCGAAAATGTCTCGGCGGAAAGAGATTTGGATGACGTGAAATCTTCGCTCGTAAACGAGTCGGAAAACAACAGCAGCTCGTCAGACTCGGAG CAAGCAGAGAGGCGTCCCCAAACCAGAGTTGACTCAGAAAGTTATGAGAAAGCAAGAGACTACTTTACTGAAG CACTGAGAAGACAGCACGATGGAGGTCTCTTTAAGAGCCCCCACTACCCCGGCTACCCCTTTCTCATGATCCCAGACCTCACCAATCCATACTTATCCAATGGCTCTCTTTCTCCCAGTGCAAGAACA TATTTGCAGATGAAATGGCCTCTTTTGGATGTCCCAGGCTCTGCAGGACTCAAAGATTCCCGCTCTCCAACACCGGGCCATTTA TCAAATAAAGTTCCTGTGGTGCAGCATGCCCACCATGTTCACCCGCTGACACCCCTCATCACATACAGCAATGAACACTTCTCCCCTGGCACGCCACCGTCACATCTCTCTCCGGAAATACTTGACCCAAAGACAG GTATTCCCCGGACCCCTCACCCATCAGAACTTTCTCCATACTACCCCTTGTCTCCTGGTGCAGTTGGTTCTATTGCCCACCCGTTAGGCTGGCTCATGCCACA GCAGGGCCAGCACATGTACTCCATCCCTCCCGGGGGATTCCGTCACCCCTATCCAGCCCTGGCAATGAATGCATCCATGTCCAG CTTGGTGTCCAGTCGTTTCTCCCCTCACATGGTGACTCCTCCACCACACAGCCTCCACCAGACCGGCATTCCCCATCCTGCAATTGTGTCACCAGCCATCAAGCAAGAGCCCAACAGTGACAACACGACCCCATCAATGCATGC GAAATCTCCCATTCCTCCCAAGAAAGAAGAGGACAAGAAGCCTCATATCAAAAAGCCTCTGAATGCTTTCATGTTGTATATGAAGGAGATGAGAGCCAAAGTAGTGGCAGAGTGCACTCTGAAGGAAAGTGCTGCTATCAACCAGATCCTTGGAAGACGG TGGCATTCCCTGTCAAGAGAGGAACAAGCCAAATACTATGAGCTGGCAAGAAAAGAGAGGCAACTCCACTCCCAGCTATACCCTGGATGGTCAGCACGAGATAACTAC GGAAAAcggaaaaagaggaagagggaCAATAAACCGGACTCAAAACCAGAAG ACTTCTCAATCAGAAGCAAGAAACAGTGCGTTCAGTACCTGCCCTCAGAGAAGATGTGTGACAGCCCGGCGTCTTCCCACGGAAGCATGTTGGATTCACCAGCCACCCCCTCTGCAGCGCTGGCCTCCCCAGCTGCTCCTGCGGCCACTCACTCCGAGCAGGCCCAGCCGCTCTCGCTCACCACCAAACCGGAGGGCCGCATGCACCACCACTTCTCTGTACTTGGAAAAGTTTCAGGAGGCacatcttcctcatcctcctcatcgTCATCTGCCTCACAGCCGACCATTTCTATCCCAATTGGTACTTCAGGTAGCCAGTCGACTACACCCATCCTGACCAGGCCGATCCCGTTCACATCTCTGCACCCTTCCATGCTCTCACCCCCGTCACCTTTCCATCAGGCCCTTCACTCCCACCACGCCCTGTTCCAGTCACAGCCCTTGTCCTTGGTCACCAAGCCAACAGAATGA
- the tcf7l1b gene encoding transcription factor 7-like 1-B isoform X3, translated as MPQLNGGGGDDLGANDEMISFKDEGEQEEKISENVSAERDLDDVKSSLVNESENNSSSSDSEQAERRPQTRVDSESYEKARDYFTEALRRQHDGGLFKSPHYPGYPFLMIPDLTNPYLSNGSLSPSARTSNKVPVVQHAHHVHPLTPLITYSNEHFSPGTPPSHLSPEILDPKTGIPRTPHPSELSPYYPLSPGAVGSIAHPLGWLMPQQGQHMYSIPPGGFRHPYPALAMNASMSSLVSSRFSPHMVTPPPHSLHQTGIPHPAIVSPAIKQEPNSDNTTPSMHARKSPIPPKKEEDKKPHIKKPLNAFMLYMKEMRAKVVAECTLKESAAINQILGRRWHSLSREEQAKYYELARKERQLHSQLYPGWSARDNYGKRKKRKRDNKPDSKPEDFSIRSKKQCVQYLPSEKMCDSPASSHGSMLDSPATPSAALASPAAPAATHSEQAQPLSLTTKPEGRMHHHFSVLGKVSGGTSSSSSSSSSASQPTISIPIGTSGSQSTTPILTRPIPFTSLHPSMLSPPSPFHQALHSHHALFQSQPLSLVTKPTE; from the exons ATGCCTCAGCTGAACGGAGGCGGCGGGGATGATTTGGGGGCCAATGATGAAATGATATCTTTTAAAGACGAAGGGGAGCAGGAGGAAAAGATTTCCGAAAATGTCTCGGCGGAAAGAGATTTGGATGACGTGAAATCTTCGCTCGTAAACGAGTCGGAAAACAACAGCAGCTCGTCAGACTCGGAG CAAGCAGAGAGGCGTCCCCAAACCAGAGTTGACTCAGAAAGTTATGAGAAAGCAAGAGACTACTTTACTGAAG CACTGAGAAGACAGCACGATGGAGGTCTCTTTAAGAGCCCCCACTACCCCGGCTACCCCTTTCTCATGATCCCAGACCTCACCAATCCATACTTATCCAATGGCTCTCTTTCTCCCAGTGCAAGAACA TCAAATAAAGTTCCTGTGGTGCAGCATGCCCACCATGTTCACCCGCTGACACCCCTCATCACATACAGCAATGAACACTTCTCCCCTGGCACGCCACCGTCACATCTCTCTCCGGAAATACTTGACCCAAAGACAG GTATTCCCCGGACCCCTCACCCATCAGAACTTTCTCCATACTACCCCTTGTCTCCTGGTGCAGTTGGTTCTATTGCCCACCCGTTAGGCTGGCTCATGCCACA GCAGGGCCAGCACATGTACTCCATCCCTCCCGGGGGATTCCGTCACCCCTATCCAGCCCTGGCAATGAATGCATCCATGTCCAG CTTGGTGTCCAGTCGTTTCTCCCCTCACATGGTGACTCCTCCACCACACAGCCTCCACCAGACCGGCATTCCCCATCCTGCAATTGTGTCACCAGCCATCAAGCAAGAGCCCAACAGTGACAACACGACCCCATCAATGCATGC CAGGAAATCTCCCATTCCTCCCAAGAAAGAAGAGGACAAGAAGCCTCATATCAAAAAGCCTCTGAATGCTTTCATGTTGTATATGAAGGAGATGAGAGCCAAAGTAGTGGCAGAGTGCACTCTGAAGGAAAGTGCTGCTATCAACCAGATCCTTGGAAGACGG TGGCATTCCCTGTCAAGAGAGGAACAAGCCAAATACTATGAGCTGGCAAGAAAAGAGAGGCAACTCCACTCCCAGCTATACCCTGGATGGTCAGCACGAGATAACTAC GGAAAAcggaaaaagaggaagagggaCAATAAACCGGACTCAAAACCAGAAG ACTTCTCAATCAGAAGCAAGAAACAGTGCGTTCAGTACCTGCCCTCAGAGAAGATGTGTGACAGCCCGGCGTCTTCCCACGGAAGCATGTTGGATTCACCAGCCACCCCCTCTGCAGCGCTGGCCTCCCCAGCTGCTCCTGCGGCCACTCACTCCGAGCAGGCCCAGCCGCTCTCGCTCACCACCAAACCGGAGGGCCGCATGCACCACCACTTCTCTGTACTTGGAAAAGTTTCAGGAGGCacatcttcctcatcctcctcatcgTCATCTGCCTCACAGCCGACCATTTCTATCCCAATTGGTACTTCAGGTAGCCAGTCGACTACACCCATCCTGACCAGGCCGATCCCGTTCACATCTCTGCACCCTTCCATGCTCTCACCCCCGTCACCTTTCCATCAGGCCCTTCACTCCCACCACGCCCTGTTCCAGTCACAGCCCTTGTCCTTGGTCACCAAGCCAACAGAATGA
- the tcf7l1b gene encoding transcription factor 7-like 1-B isoform X4: MPQLNGGGGDDLGANDEMISFKDEGEQEEKISENVSAERDLDDVKSSLVNESENNSSSSDSEQAERRPQTRVDSESYEKARDYFTEALRRQHDGGLFKSPHYPGYPFLMIPDLTNPYLSNGSLSPSARTSNKVPVVQHAHHVHPLTPLITYSNEHFSPGTPPSHLSPEILDPKTGIPRTPHPSELSPYYPLSPGAVGSIAHPLGWLMPQQGQHMYSIPPGGFRHPYPALAMNASMSSLVSSRFSPHMVTPPPHSLHQTGIPHPAIVSPAIKQEPNSDNTTPSMHAKSPIPPKKEEDKKPHIKKPLNAFMLYMKEMRAKVVAECTLKESAAINQILGRRWHSLSREEQAKYYELARKERQLHSQLYPGWSARDNYGKRKKRKRDNKPDSKPEDFSIRSKKQCVQYLPSEKMCDSPASSHGSMLDSPATPSAALASPAAPAATHSEQAQPLSLTTKPEGRMHHHFSVLGKVSGGTSSSSSSSSSASQPTISIPIGTSGSQSTTPILTRPIPFTSLHPSMLSPPSPFHQALHSHHALFQSQPLSLVTKPTE, encoded by the exons ATGCCTCAGCTGAACGGAGGCGGCGGGGATGATTTGGGGGCCAATGATGAAATGATATCTTTTAAAGACGAAGGGGAGCAGGAGGAAAAGATTTCCGAAAATGTCTCGGCGGAAAGAGATTTGGATGACGTGAAATCTTCGCTCGTAAACGAGTCGGAAAACAACAGCAGCTCGTCAGACTCGGAG CAAGCAGAGAGGCGTCCCCAAACCAGAGTTGACTCAGAAAGTTATGAGAAAGCAAGAGACTACTTTACTGAAG CACTGAGAAGACAGCACGATGGAGGTCTCTTTAAGAGCCCCCACTACCCCGGCTACCCCTTTCTCATGATCCCAGACCTCACCAATCCATACTTATCCAATGGCTCTCTTTCTCCCAGTGCAAGAACA TCAAATAAAGTTCCTGTGGTGCAGCATGCCCACCATGTTCACCCGCTGACACCCCTCATCACATACAGCAATGAACACTTCTCCCCTGGCACGCCACCGTCACATCTCTCTCCGGAAATACTTGACCCAAAGACAG GTATTCCCCGGACCCCTCACCCATCAGAACTTTCTCCATACTACCCCTTGTCTCCTGGTGCAGTTGGTTCTATTGCCCACCCGTTAGGCTGGCTCATGCCACA GCAGGGCCAGCACATGTACTCCATCCCTCCCGGGGGATTCCGTCACCCCTATCCAGCCCTGGCAATGAATGCATCCATGTCCAG CTTGGTGTCCAGTCGTTTCTCCCCTCACATGGTGACTCCTCCACCACACAGCCTCCACCAGACCGGCATTCCCCATCCTGCAATTGTGTCACCAGCCATCAAGCAAGAGCCCAACAGTGACAACACGACCCCATCAATGCATGC GAAATCTCCCATTCCTCCCAAGAAAGAAGAGGACAAGAAGCCTCATATCAAAAAGCCTCTGAATGCTTTCATGTTGTATATGAAGGAGATGAGAGCCAAAGTAGTGGCAGAGTGCACTCTGAAGGAAAGTGCTGCTATCAACCAGATCCTTGGAAGACGG TGGCATTCCCTGTCAAGAGAGGAACAAGCCAAATACTATGAGCTGGCAAGAAAAGAGAGGCAACTCCACTCCCAGCTATACCCTGGATGGTCAGCACGAGATAACTAC GGAAAAcggaaaaagaggaagagggaCAATAAACCGGACTCAAAACCAGAAG ACTTCTCAATCAGAAGCAAGAAACAGTGCGTTCAGTACCTGCCCTCAGAGAAGATGTGTGACAGCCCGGCGTCTTCCCACGGAAGCATGTTGGATTCACCAGCCACCCCCTCTGCAGCGCTGGCCTCCCCAGCTGCTCCTGCGGCCACTCACTCCGAGCAGGCCCAGCCGCTCTCGCTCACCACCAAACCGGAGGGCCGCATGCACCACCACTTCTCTGTACTTGGAAAAGTTTCAGGAGGCacatcttcctcatcctcctcatcgTCATCTGCCTCACAGCCGACCATTTCTATCCCAATTGGTACTTCAGGTAGCCAGTCGACTACACCCATCCTGACCAGGCCGATCCCGTTCACATCTCTGCACCCTTCCATGCTCTCACCCCCGTCACCTTTCCATCAGGCCCTTCACTCCCACCACGCCCTGTTCCAGTCACAGCCCTTGTCCTTGGTCACCAAGCCAACAGAATGA
- the tcf7l1b gene encoding transcription factor 7-like 1-B isoform X1, which yields MPQLNGGGGDDLGANDEMISFKDEGEQEEKISENVSAERDLDDVKSSLVNESENNSSSSDSEQAERRPQTRVDSESYEKARDYFTEALRRQHDGGLFKSPHYPGYPFLMIPDLTNPYLSNGSLSPSARTYLQMKWPLLDVPGSAGLKDSRSPTPGHLSNKVPVVQHAHHVHPLTPLITYSNEHFSPGTPPSHLSPEILDPKTGIPRTPHPSELSPYYPLSPGAVGSIAHPLGWLMPQQGQHMYSIPPGGFRHPYPALAMNASMSSLVSSRFSPHMVTPPPHSLHQTGIPHPAIVSPAIKQEPNSDNTTPSMHARKSPIPPKKEEDKKPHIKKPLNAFMLYMKEMRAKVVAECTLKESAAINQILGRRWHSLSREEQAKYYELARKERQLHSQLYPGWSARDNYGKRKKRKRDNKPDSKPEDFSIRSKKQCVQYLPSEKMCDSPASSHGSMLDSPATPSAALASPAAPAATHSEQAQPLSLTTKPEGRMHHHFSVLGKVSGGTSSSSSSSSSASQPTISIPIGTSGSQSTTPILTRPIPFTSLHPSMLSPPSPFHQALHSHHALFQSQPLSLVTKPTE from the exons ATGCCTCAGCTGAACGGAGGCGGCGGGGATGATTTGGGGGCCAATGATGAAATGATATCTTTTAAAGACGAAGGGGAGCAGGAGGAAAAGATTTCCGAAAATGTCTCGGCGGAAAGAGATTTGGATGACGTGAAATCTTCGCTCGTAAACGAGTCGGAAAACAACAGCAGCTCGTCAGACTCGGAG CAAGCAGAGAGGCGTCCCCAAACCAGAGTTGACTCAGAAAGTTATGAGAAAGCAAGAGACTACTTTACTGAAG CACTGAGAAGACAGCACGATGGAGGTCTCTTTAAGAGCCCCCACTACCCCGGCTACCCCTTTCTCATGATCCCAGACCTCACCAATCCATACTTATCCAATGGCTCTCTTTCTCCCAGTGCAAGAACA TATTTGCAGATGAAATGGCCTCTTTTGGATGTCCCAGGCTCTGCAGGACTCAAAGATTCCCGCTCTCCAACACCGGGCCATTTA TCAAATAAAGTTCCTGTGGTGCAGCATGCCCACCATGTTCACCCGCTGACACCCCTCATCACATACAGCAATGAACACTTCTCCCCTGGCACGCCACCGTCACATCTCTCTCCGGAAATACTTGACCCAAAGACAG GTATTCCCCGGACCCCTCACCCATCAGAACTTTCTCCATACTACCCCTTGTCTCCTGGTGCAGTTGGTTCTATTGCCCACCCGTTAGGCTGGCTCATGCCACA GCAGGGCCAGCACATGTACTCCATCCCTCCCGGGGGATTCCGTCACCCCTATCCAGCCCTGGCAATGAATGCATCCATGTCCAG CTTGGTGTCCAGTCGTTTCTCCCCTCACATGGTGACTCCTCCACCACACAGCCTCCACCAGACCGGCATTCCCCATCCTGCAATTGTGTCACCAGCCATCAAGCAAGAGCCCAACAGTGACAACACGACCCCATCAATGCATGC CAGGAAATCTCCCATTCCTCCCAAGAAAGAAGAGGACAAGAAGCCTCATATCAAAAAGCCTCTGAATGCTTTCATGTTGTATATGAAGGAGATGAGAGCCAAAGTAGTGGCAGAGTGCACTCTGAAGGAAAGTGCTGCTATCAACCAGATCCTTGGAAGACGG TGGCATTCCCTGTCAAGAGAGGAACAAGCCAAATACTATGAGCTGGCAAGAAAAGAGAGGCAACTCCACTCCCAGCTATACCCTGGATGGTCAGCACGAGATAACTAC GGAAAAcggaaaaagaggaagagggaCAATAAACCGGACTCAAAACCAGAAG ACTTCTCAATCAGAAGCAAGAAACAGTGCGTTCAGTACCTGCCCTCAGAGAAGATGTGTGACAGCCCGGCGTCTTCCCACGGAAGCATGTTGGATTCACCAGCCACCCCCTCTGCAGCGCTGGCCTCCCCAGCTGCTCCTGCGGCCACTCACTCCGAGCAGGCCCAGCCGCTCTCGCTCACCACCAAACCGGAGGGCCGCATGCACCACCACTTCTCTGTACTTGGAAAAGTTTCAGGAGGCacatcttcctcatcctcctcatcgTCATCTGCCTCACAGCCGACCATTTCTATCCCAATTGGTACTTCAGGTAGCCAGTCGACTACACCCATCCTGACCAGGCCGATCCCGTTCACATCTCTGCACCCTTCCATGCTCTCACCCCCGTCACCTTTCCATCAGGCCCTTCACTCCCACCACGCCCTGTTCCAGTCACAGCCCTTGTCCTTGGTCACCAAGCCAACAGAATGA